The Pigmentiphaga aceris DNA segment TGCGCGCGCGGCCCTGGGTGATTACTTCGACGGCCCGTGGGGCGGTTTGTCTGCGATGGAGCGTGGTCGCCTGCTGACCAAGCTGTCCGATGCGGTGCTGGCCAACCACGAGGAACTGGCGCAACTGGAGTCGCGCGATACCGGCAAGGTGATGAGCACTGCCCGCGCCGATACGACTGCGCTGGCGCGCTATTTCGAGTACTACGCCGGTGCCTGCGACAAGCTGCACGGCGAGACATTGCCCTACCAGGCTGGCTACACCGTGCTGACCGTGCGCGAGCCGCATGGCGTCACGGGCCACATCATTCCCTGGAACTACCCGATGCAGATCTTCGGGCGCAGCGTGGGGGCGGCACTGGCAGCGGGCAATGCATGCGTGGTCAAGCCGGCCGAGGATGCTTGCCTGTCCTTGCTGCGCGTGGCCGAACTGGCCGCCGAAGTCGGCTTCCCGGCGGGCGCGATCAATATCGTGACGGGGCTGGGCCATGAAGCGGGTTCGGCCTTGTCGGCACACCCAGGCATCGATCACATTTCGTTCACGGGTTCACCCGTGACCGGCAGCCGCGTGGCCGAGGCCGCCGCACGTCGCCATTGCCCGGTGACGCTGGAGCTGGGCGGCAAGTCGCCGCAGATCGTGTTTGCCGATGCCGACCTGGACGCCGTCGTGCCGGTGGTGGTCAACGCGATCATCCAGAACAGCGGGCAGACCTGCTCGGCAGGCAGCCGCCTGCTGGTCGAGCGCAGCGTCTATGAACCCTTGCTGGCGCGCTTGGTAACGGCGTTCAACGCGCTGCAAGTGGGCCCGCCGGCGAGCGATTCGCAACTTGGCCCGCTGGTGAACAAGGCACAGCAGGATCGTGTGCGGGTGATTCTTGATCAGGCGCGCGAAGAGGGCGTGACGATCGCTGCACAAGGGGCGACGCACCCGGATGCCGTGGCTGACGGTTATT contains these protein-coding regions:
- a CDS encoding aldehyde dehydrogenase family protein encodes the protein MNTAKHYIANAWVEPAQGGTIPVYEPANGAVYTHLARGTAEDIDRAVQAARAALGDYFDGPWGGLSAMERGRLLTKLSDAVLANHEELAQLESRDTGKVMSTARADTTALARYFEYYAGACDKLHGETLPYQAGYTVLTVREPHGVTGHIIPWNYPMQIFGRSVGAALAAGNACVVKPAEDACLSLLRVAELAAEVGFPAGAINIVTGLGHEAGSALSAHPGIDHISFTGSPVTGSRVAEAAARRHCPVTLELGGKSPQIVFADADLDAVVPVVVNAIIQNSGQTCSAGSRLLVERSVYEPLLARLVTAFNALQVGPPASDSQLGPLVNKAQQDRVRVILDQAREEGVTIAAQGATHPDAVADGYYQAPILFRDVAPTHRLAREEVFGPVLVAMPFEDEAEALRLANGTDFGLVAGVWTNDGARQMRLARKLRCGQVFVNNYGAGGGVELPFGGVKSSGYGREKGFEALLGFTSLKTIALKHG